In Thermomicrobiales bacterium, one genomic interval encodes:
- the ppdK gene encoding pyruvate, phosphate dikinase gives MSVTMSTNQVRHFRDGHAGERDLLGGKGANLAEMTRIGLPVPPGFTITTDAFRAFRQHDGRVPDELWCEVAAALGEVETRLGKRFGDPTAPLLLSVRSGARDSMPGMMDTILNVGLNAETVAGLARLSGERFAWDSWRRLIQMYGRVVLGADGEAFEHALAAARARSGVEHDHELDIAALRELVDEFRAIVAATGVPFPDDPWDQLRGAVAAVFRSWDSPRAIAYRRSAGLREDGGTAVTVQAMVFGNLGAGCASGVAFTRNPNTGAAGMFGEYLPNAQGEDVVSGVRTPLPVEQMTADPLFAAAHAELLAVGELLERHYADMQDLEFTVEDGKLWMLQTRTGKRTATAAVRMAVDMVDEGLIDEATAVRRIRPAEIDALLHPQIDPAFTRDVIATGMPASPGAASGQVALTPERAQALGEAGEAVILVRQETAAEDFPGMERSRGILTARGGMTSHAAVVARGMGLPAVTGCGAIEIDLSAGAFTANGTIVREGDSITIDGATGEVLLGTAPMTVAGLDCAAHRLLSWADRFRRMGVRTNADTPADALRARAFGAEGIGLCRTEHMFFAPGRIEVMRRLILAQSDAERSLALEELEEFQTADFAGIFRAMDGLPVTIRLLDPPLHEFLPPVEELPALAAIMGIEPEALAKQVAALHEVNPMLGLRGVRLGMTVPEITCMQVRAIFTAAIDVARDGIEVLPEIMIPLVSTASELANQREHIERCAAEVMARTGMTIPYKVGTMIEVPRAALLAADIAQHADFFSLGTNDLTQMTFGLSRDDSARFLPEYLQTGVLADDPFQVLDDQGVGQLVRMATRNGRSTKPALSVGVCGEHGGDPRSIAFCHHVGLNYVSCSPFRVPVARLAAAQANIGS, from the coding sequence ATGAGCGTGACGATGAGCACAAATCAGGTTCGACATTTCCGCGACGGTCATGCCGGGGAGCGCGATCTCCTCGGTGGCAAGGGAGCCAATCTGGCCGAGATGACCCGCATCGGGCTTCCGGTCCCTCCAGGATTCACCATCACCACCGACGCCTTTCGCGCGTTCCGCCAGCACGACGGCCGCGTGCCGGACGAGCTTTGGTGCGAGGTCGCGGCCGCGCTGGGCGAGGTCGAGACGCGGCTCGGCAAGCGCTTCGGCGACCCCACAGCCCCGCTCCTCCTTTCGGTCCGCTCCGGCGCGCGCGATTCGATGCCCGGCATGATGGACACCATCCTCAATGTCGGGTTGAACGCGGAAACCGTCGCGGGGTTGGCGCGTCTCTCCGGCGAACGGTTCGCCTGGGATTCGTGGCGCCGGTTGATCCAGATGTACGGCCGCGTCGTTCTCGGGGCGGACGGCGAGGCGTTCGAACATGCGCTGGCCGCGGCCCGCGCGCGCTCGGGGGTCGAGCACGATCACGAGCTCGATATCGCCGCGTTGCGCGAACTGGTCGATGAATTCCGCGCGATCGTCGCGGCAACCGGCGTGCCCTTCCCGGACGATCCGTGGGATCAGTTGCGTGGCGCCGTGGCGGCCGTCTTCCGCTCGTGGGATTCGCCGCGCGCCATCGCCTACCGGCGTTCGGCCGGCCTGCGCGAGGACGGCGGCACCGCGGTAACGGTGCAAGCCATGGTCTTCGGCAACCTTGGCGCAGGTTGCGCGTCCGGGGTGGCGTTCACCCGCAACCCGAACACGGGCGCTGCCGGCATGTTCGGCGAATACCTGCCCAATGCGCAGGGCGAAGATGTCGTCTCCGGGGTGCGCACACCGCTGCCGGTCGAGCAGATGACCGCCGATCCGTTGTTCGCAGCCGCCCATGCCGAACTGCTGGCGGTCGGCGAGTTGCTGGAGCGGCACTACGCCGACATGCAAGACCTGGAATTCACGGTCGAAGACGGCAAGCTCTGGATGTTGCAAACCCGCACCGGCAAACGGACCGCCACGGCAGCGGTGCGCATGGCCGTCGACATGGTGGATGAGGGCCTGATCGACGAAGCCACCGCGGTACGGCGCATTCGCCCGGCCGAGATCGATGCCCTGCTGCACCCTCAGATCGACCCAGCGTTCACCCGTGATGTCATTGCCACCGGCATGCCGGCCAGTCCGGGCGCGGCGTCGGGCCAGGTTGCCCTCACCCCGGAACGCGCGCAAGCGCTTGGCGAAGCCGGTGAGGCGGTCATTCTGGTGCGGCAGGAAACCGCCGCCGAGGATTTCCCCGGTATGGAACGTTCGCGCGGCATTCTGACCGCGCGTGGCGGAATGACCTCGCACGCGGCCGTGGTGGCCCGCGGGATGGGACTCCCGGCAGTGACCGGGTGCGGCGCGATCGAGATCGATCTTTCAGCCGGAGCCTTCACGGCGAATGGCACGATCGTGCGCGAGGGCGATTCCATCACTATCGACGGCGCGACCGGCGAGGTCTTGCTCGGCACTGCGCCAATGACCGTGGCCGGGCTCGATTGCGCTGCCCACCGCCTGCTTTCCTGGGCCGACCGATTTCGCCGCATGGGCGTGCGCACCAATGCCGATACGCCGGCGGACGCGCTCCGGGCGCGCGCGTTCGGCGCCGAGGGTATTGGGCTCTGCCGCACGGAGCACATGTTCTTCGCTCCGGGCCGTATCGAGGTGATGCGCCGGTTGATCCTGGCGCAATCGGATGCCGAACGCTCCCTGGCGCTCGAAGAACTGGAAGAATTCCAGACTGCCGATTTCGCCGGTATCTTCCGGGCGATGGACGGCTTGCCGGTCACGATCCGGCTGCTCGATCCGCCGCTGCACGAATTCTTGCCCCCGGTCGAGGAGTTGCCGGCGCTGGCCGCCATCATGGGCATCGAACCGGAGGCGCTGGCAAAGCAGGTCGCCGCGCTGCATGAGGTCAATCCGATGCTCGGGTTGCGTGGGGTGCGTCTGGGCATGACCGTGCCCGAGATCACCTGCATGCAAGTGCGCGCCATCTTCACCGCAGCCATCGATGTCGCCCGCGACGGGATCGAAGTGCTGCCGGAGATCATGATCCCGCTGGTATCGACCGCATCCGAACTCGCCAATCAGCGCGAGCATATCGAACGTTGCGCCGCCGAGGTGATGGCGCGCACGGGAATGACGATCCCCTACAAGGTTGGCACCATGATCGAAGTGCCGCGCGCCGCGCTGCTGGCCGCCGATATCGCCCAACATGCCGACTTCTTCAGCCTCGGCACCAACGATCTGACCCAGATGACCTTTGGGCTCAGCCGGGACGATTCCGCCCGTTTTCTCCCGGAGTACTTGCAAACCGGGGTACTGGCGGACGACCCATTCCAGGTGCTGGACGACCAGGGCGTGGGGCAACTGGTGCGCATGGCCACCCGCAACGGCCGCAGCACCAAACCGGCGTTGTCCGTCGGTGTCTGCGGTGAGCATGGCGGCGACCCGCGCTCGATCGCGTTCTGCCACCATGTCGGGCTGAACTACGTCAGTTGCTCGCCCTTCCGCGTGCCGGTGGCGCGGTTGGCCGCGGCGCAGGCGAATATCGGGAGCTAA
- a CDS encoding phage tail sheath subtilisin-like domain-containing protein, whose amino-acid sequence MRMQPLEPHPIAATSTAVTAFVGRTRRGPLDRPVQVDSAAEFGAIFGGLWDESPLSFAVQHFFENGGHSALVARVAARDATEFTPGSQIDDADLVPAGGRDTRQGIYLLEHKPNFDLLVIPPFAWDRDPTPSTWSAAAAYCRERRAFLLIDPPVGSASGAVDTVGIGLAALLKSLPQSSAAAQNAAFFYPRVTAKNPLTQQTQPFAPAGAIAGMMGRIDAVSGVWTSPSGNAATIRGAVGLERDLTQAERSALASLGVNSLRTVPPVGVVSWGGRTLQGADGLSPEWNYVSVKRLALFIEKSIDEGTRWAVFEPSNERLWSRIRSDVGEFLHTLFRQGAFQGHTPDDAFFVRCGLDTMTQADIEQGILNIQVGFAPIRPAEFVILPFRHMIGSTP is encoded by the coding sequence ATGCGCATGCAGCCACTCGAACCTCACCCAATCGCCGCCACGTCGACCGCGGTGACGGCGTTCGTCGGGAGAACTCGCCGCGGACCGCTCGATCGCCCGGTGCAGGTCGACAGCGCCGCCGAGTTCGGCGCCATATTTGGCGGACTCTGGGACGAGAGCCCGCTCAGCTTTGCGGTGCAGCACTTTTTCGAGAATGGTGGCCACTCTGCGCTCGTCGCGCGGGTGGCCGCGCGAGACGCAACCGAGTTCACCCCCGGCAGCCAGATCGATGATGCGGATCTGGTTCCCGCCGGCGGACGTGACACCCGGCAAGGAATCTATCTCCTCGAGCACAAGCCGAACTTCGATCTCCTGGTCATTCCTCCGTTTGCCTGGGACCGAGACCCTACTCCTTCGACCTGGAGCGCCGCTGCCGCGTATTGCCGGGAGCGGCGCGCCTTCCTGCTGATCGATCCACCGGTTGGAAGCGCATCGGGAGCGGTCGATACCGTGGGCATAGGGCTTGCAGCATTGCTGAAGTCCTTGCCGCAATCGAGCGCGGCTGCGCAGAACGCCGCGTTCTTCTATCCACGGGTGACCGCGAAGAATCCGTTGACGCAGCAAACGCAGCCATTCGCGCCTGCGGGCGCGATTGCCGGAATGATGGGCCGCATCGACGCGGTTTCCGGCGTTTGGACGAGCCCGTCCGGGAACGCCGCAACCATTCGCGGAGCGGTCGGGCTCGAACGCGACCTCACCCAGGCCGAGCGCTCCGCTCTCGCCAGTCTCGGCGTGAACTCCCTTCGAACCGTCCCGCCCGTTGGGGTGGTGTCCTGGGGTGGCCGCACGCTTCAGGGCGCCGATGGGCTTTCGCCCGAATGGAACTACGTCTCTGTGAAGCGACTGGCGCTCTTCATCGAGAAAAGCATCGACGAGGGCACCCGGTGGGCCGTCTTCGAGCCGAGCAACGAGCGGCTCTGGTCGCGCATCCGGTCAGATGTCGGCGAGTTCCTCCACACGCTCTTCCGGCAGGGAGCGTTTCAGGGCCATACGCCGGACGACGCGTTTTTCGTCCGCTGCGGTCTGGACACGATGACGCAGGCGGACATCGAGCAGGGCATCCTGAACATCCAGGTTGGCTTTGCTCCCATCCGCCCGGCCGAGTTCGTGATCCTTCCGTTTCGCCACATGATCGGTTCGACGCCGTGA
- a CDS encoding serine hydrolase, whose product MLQTFSRRTLLAALGSLPLVARGVTRAQDLAPLPDPDWTLVSPGEVGLSDAQLIAAGDYAAVNMPDITGIVVARNNGLAYERYFGDDYGIDDPVNVRSITKCVTGTLIGMAIDDGLLSLSSTIGETIPHLIPANADPRTAGITIENILTMSSGWAWDISTDWYTLTAAPNWTELTLSLPVVYEPGTFYAYNTGGSHLLGVIVQELAGEDLADYADRRLWAPLGIAKPRWRRAPEGVVSGGSGVELTPRDVAKFGLLSLRNGQWGDQSLVSEGWFPEATRFHLQGDSTGYAGYGYQWWVIDDGNGFHAYFGLGFGSNYLYVVPALDLVVVVLKGFDDPPSPISIVRPFIEGWILPAVIA is encoded by the coding sequence ATGCTACAAACCTTCTCCCGCAGGACGCTGCTGGCCGCTCTTGGCTCACTCCCCCTGGTTGCGCGTGGCGTGACGCGCGCGCAAGATCTGGCGCCGCTTCCCGATCCGGACTGGACGCTGGTCAGTCCCGGCGAGGTCGGGCTGTCGGATGCGCAGTTGATCGCCGCTGGCGATTACGCCGCGGTCAACATGCCGGATATCACCGGCATCGTGGTGGCGCGCAACAACGGGTTGGCCTACGAACGCTACTTCGGTGACGACTACGGCATCGACGATCCGGTCAATGTGCGTTCGATCACCAAATGCGTCACCGGAACGCTCATCGGCATGGCGATCGACGACGGGCTCCTTTCCCTGAGCAGCACCATCGGGGAAACGATCCCTCACCTGATCCCCGCCAATGCCGATCCGCGCACCGCGGGCATCACGATCGAGAACATCCTCACCATGAGCAGCGGCTGGGCGTGGGACATCAGCACCGACTGGTATACGCTCACAGCCGCGCCGAACTGGACCGAACTCACCCTGAGCCTGCCAGTGGTCTACGAACCCGGCACGTTCTATGCCTACAACACCGGCGGCAGTCACCTGCTCGGGGTCATCGTTCAGGAGCTTGCCGGCGAAGATCTGGCCGACTACGCCGACCGCCGTTTGTGGGCGCCACTGGGCATCGCCAAACCGCGATGGCGGCGCGCGCCGGAAGGGGTCGTCTCAGGGGGCTCGGGTGTCGAGCTGACACCCCGGGATGTCGCGAAGTTCGGATTGCTCTCGCTGCGCAATGGGCAATGGGGTGACCAATCGCTCGTTTCAGAGGGGTGGTTCCCCGAGGCGACCCGGTTCCATCTGCAGGGTGACTCGACCGGCTATGCCGGGTATGGGTACCAGTGGTGGGTGATCGACGACGGCAACGGCTTCCACGCCTATTTCGGGTTGGGTTTCGGCAGCAACTATCTCTATGTCGTGCCGGCGCTCGACCTCGTGGTCGTGGTGCTGAAAGGGTTCGACGATCCGCCCAGTCCCATCTCCATCGTCCGTCCCTTCATCGAAGGTTGGATCCTCCCGGCCGTCATCGCCTGA